In the genome of Paraburkholderia caribensis, the window CGCCCGACAGGATCGCCAGCATGCCCGCCAGCGCCGCCACGTGCTCCGGGCGCGCGCCTGCAATCGGCAGCACGATCGACGCGATCAGCGCGGCCAGCGCCGAGTCGGGACCGAGCACGAGAATGCGGCTCGGCCCGAACGCCGCATACGCGACGACGGCCGCGATGGTGGCGTAGAGCCCCGTGATGGCGGGCAGGTGCGCCGCTTCGGCGTAGCCCAGCCCGGCGGGCACGAGCACCGTGGTGAGCACCATGCCCGCGATCAGATCGTGCGAGAACCATGCGCGCCGATACGCGCGTAGCGTCGCGATGCCCGGCACGCGGCGCAGCAAGGAATGGAGGCGGCGGGTGCCGGCATGATCCCGATGACTGGTGGCTCGGCTCATCGCCCGCCCTGTCGAGTAAACAAGCGCTTCACGTCGGATGCGCGGCCGCGAGGCGCCTGCCGCCCCGCCGCCGCCGCATGTCACATGAACCAGCTTATGCCCGCAGATGGGGTGACAGCAATCCGCCCGTCATTCGACGCGTCGCAACTCGCGACGAAGTATCTTGCCGACCGTCGACTTCGGCAACGCATCGACGAAGTGAACGACCTTGGGCACCTTGTACGCCGCCATGCTCGCGCGGCAATGCGCGATCAGCGCCTGCTGCGTCACGTCCGCGCCCGGCGCGGTGACGACGAACAGCCTGAGCGCCTCGCCCGTCTTTTCATCGGGGACGCCGACACACGCGCATTCGGCGACGCCGGGGAATGCGGTCGCCACGGCTTCGACTTCGTTCGGGTAAACGTTGAAGCCGGAGACGATCACCATGTCCTTCTTGCGATCGACGATTTTCAGAAAGCCCTTGTCGTCGAATACGCCGATGTCGCCGGTGCGGAAATAGCCGTCCGCCGTGAAAGCGCGCGCATTGGCCTCGGGCTGCTGCCAGTAGCCGCGCATCACTTGCGGGCCCTTGACGCAGATTTCACCCGCCTCGCCGACGCCCGCTTCGCGGCCGTCGTCGTCGAGCAGCTTGACGTCGGTGGAAGGGACGGGCAGACCCGTGTTGCCCGTGAACCCGTCGATGAACTGCGGGTTGAACGACACCACGGGCGACGTCTCCGACAACCCGTAGCCCTCGCGGATAAAGCTGCCCGTCACGGACTTCCAGCGCGCCGACACGACATCGATCATGGCCGCCCCGCCGCCCGCGGACAGCCTGAGCCGCGACCAGTCCACTTCCGCGAGGCGCGGATGCGCGGCCAGCCCCGCGTATAGCGTGTTGACACCGACGAAGACGGTCGGACGCGCGGCCTTCAGCACGTCGATGAACGGCTCGACGTCGCGCGGATTCGCCACGAGCCAGTTCTCCGCGCCGACGGAGAAGTACGTGAGGAAATTCACCGTCAGCGCGAAGATGTGATAAAGCGGAATCGCCGTGACGACGACCTCGACGCCGGGTCGCAGCGAATCGGGCATGAAGGCTTTGAACTGCTCGATGTTCGCGACCAGATTGCGATGCGACAGCGCGGCGCCCTTCGAAAGCCCCGTCGTGCCGCCCGTGTATTGCAGAAAGAGCAGATCGCTGCCCGTGACGTCGACGGGATCGGCGGCGAGCCGCTCGCCCTGCGCGAGCGCTTGCGGCAGCGTGAGCGCGTTGTGCAGCGCGCCGTCCGGCTTCACATCGGCGGCGGGTCCGGCAAGCGTGGCGCCGCTGCCGTCGCCTGCGCCTGCCGTGATCACCGTGCGAATCTTCGTGCCGCCGATGACTTCGGCCAGCGTGCGCGTCGCGCCGTCGAACACGACGATCGTTTCGACGCCCGCGTCGTTTAGCTGATGCTCCAGTTCACGCGCCGTGTAGAGCGGATTGACGTTGACCTGCACCGCGCCGATCCTCGCGATGGCGATGAACGCGATGGGAAACGCCAGCACGTTTGGCAGCATCACGGCCACGCGGTCGCCCTTGCCGACGCCCGCCACCTTCTGCAGATACGCAGCGAATGCCGACGACAGGCGGTCGATGTCCGCATAGGTCAACGTGTGGCCGAACGCGCGGAACGCGGGCCTGGCCGCGAACTCGCGCATCGCGCCTTGCAGCAGCGCGTTGATCGACGGATAGCGGCCGGCGTCGATCTCCGCAGGGATCGAGCCATACGAGGCAATCCAGTGCCGTTGGCTGGCGTGGCTTTCCACGGGCGGCTTCATGCAATGACGGGGGCTGAGGTGGCTGTCGTCCACGCTGTCTCCTGATCGATCTTTTATGCAGGTGGAACTATCGCGCGCGCCCGCGCGGATGCAAATGATCGGCGAGGCCGAAATGGTGATCGCAACGGACAAGCTGCTTCGCCCTCGATCGCTGCGCGAGCCGCCATTCATGTGTGTTTGCGCGAGGTATTGGCAGGGTGAATAAGGGTGAACCCTATGGCGAGCGAATGCGTTCGGGCGAAGAATTCCGGGCACGCAAGCGGTATCTTTTCGGACACAGGACTCATTCACGTATGCAGCAACGCGCGCCCGCACACGCGGCGGCAACTCATCGGCACGCGCCGTCCGTGATCGGATGGCGCGAAAAGCGCTTTGCGCCGTCCAAGCTCGTCGCGCTGCTCGACGTGACCTCGGAAGCCGGCATCGACGCGAATGCCGTGCTCGCGGGCACGGAACTCGACGCCGCGGCCGTCGCCAACCCGTTCACGCTGACTTCCTCGCTGCAATTCCTGATCGCGGCGCGCAATGCCGTTCGTCTATGCGAGCGGCCCGATCTCGGCGTGCGTGTCGGCTGCCGTTTGCATGCCTCGAGCTACGGCATGTATGGCTACGCGTTGCTGTGCTCGGAAGCGCTCGCGCAGACCTTCGATACCGCCGTCAAATACCATCAACTCGCCAACGGCATGCTCGACATCCGCTGGTTCGAGCATGACGACGCGGCATCGTGGGTCTTTCCGAATCGCGACGAAGTGCGCATGCCCGACATCGGCGAGCCGTTGTATCGCTTTCTGATCGACCTGCAGTTCGCCGTGCACGTGACGGTCATCAAGGACGTGATGGGCGCATGGTGCGTGCCCGCGCGCGCGATGTTCACGCAGGCGCAACCGCCGCATGCGGCGTTGCTGTCGGACGTGCTGGAGTGCCCGCTCGCCTTCGAGCAGCCGCAGAATCTGTTGAGCTACCCCGCCGCGTGGCTCTCGCGTGCGCCGCAACTCGCCAATCCGATCACGGCCGCACAAGTCTCGACGCAATGCGCGCGTCTGGTCGAACAGTTCCGCTGGCAAGCGGGCGTGACGCGGCGTGTCTACCAGGAACTCACGCGTACGCCCGGCAGATTCCCGGACATCGAAGAGATCGCGCAGAGCCTGTGCATGACCTCGCGCACGCTTCGCCGCAAGCTCGAAGCGGAAGGCGCGTCGTATAGCGAGCTATTGACGGGTGTGCGCAAGGCGCTCGCTGTCGACTATCTGGGCACGACGGCGCTGAGCATCGAAGACATTGCCTTGACGCTGGGTTTCAGCGACGCCGTGAGTTTTCGTCATGCGTTCAAGCGCTGGACAGGCAAGACGCCGAACGATGTGCGGCGCGATCGCGGTGCGGCGCTTCCATAAACGAACGTCAATGGCGTGCCAAAGTTTGTTTTATTGTTCGGCGCGAAAGCCGCGACCTTACACTTGCCAGAATACTCTGGAGCCGCTAGCGCTGCACAGCGCGTTCTCCTCATTCGAAAACATCCAGACCAAGGAGACGATGCCCGGCCTTCCGCGCATCAGCACCCCATGCCGCCCACTCTCGTCTACACGCACGCCGCCTGCCTGAACCATCAGCCCGGTCCGCATCATCCCGAATCGCCGGAACGGCTGAAGACCGTGTTGCAAACCTTGCGCGCGCCGGAATTCGCGGCGCTCGAATGGCGCGACGCGCCGATGGGCACGCTCGAACAGGTGCATCTCATTCACAACCAGGACTTCATCGACGAAGTGGCGGAGATCGCGCCGCAGCACGGCTATATGCCGCTCGACGGCGGCGATACCGTCATGTCGCCGGGTTCGTGGGAGGCCGTCATGCGCTGCGTCGGCGCGGCATGCGCGGGCGTCGATGCCGTGCTCAACGACGATGCGCGCAACGTATTCTGCGCGACGCGTCCATGCGGGCACCACGCGGAGCCCGGCAAAGCGATGGGCTTTTGCATCTTCAATCAGGCGGCCATCGCGGCGGCGTATGCGCACGACGTGCACAAACTGGAGCGCGTGGCCGTCGTCGATTTCGACGTTCATCACGGCAACGGCACCCAGGCTGCGTTTTACGACCGGCCCGAACTCTTCTATGCATCGAGTCATCAATCGCCGCTGTATCCCGGCACGGGCAAGTCGGCTGAAACAGGCGTGAGCCACAATATCCTCAACGTGCCGCTGCCGCCGGGTTGCGATTCGGATCTGTTCCGGTCGCGCATCGAGGCGGACATGCTGCCCGCCGTGCGCGAGTTTCGCCCCGATCTGATCATCATTTCAGCGGGCTTCGACGCGCATCGGCTCGATCCGCTCGCCGCGCTGCGTCTCGACGATGACGACTTCCACTGGATCACGCGCGAACTGGTGCGCATCGCCGACGAAACCTGCGAGGGCCGCGTGGTGTCGATACTCGAAGGCGGGTACAGCGCGGAAGGGCTGTCGGGCGGCACGCGCGCACATGTGCGCGCGTTGATGGGGAACTGATCCGCAACGCTGCGTCTGGCATTGCAAGAACAGCCCGCGCATCGACGTCGACCGATGCGCGGGCTTTTCTTATTGCCCCTGTTGCTGCTGCAAATACTGCCTGACGTCATTCAACGACACCCGCCCCGAATGCGCGGTGTCGATCTGATCGAAGTGCTTCGCGATAAAACCAAGACCGCTGCTTTGCGCCTGCGCTTTCGTGATCGACGCGCCATTGCTCAGCACCGAATTCGCGCCCATGCGCGCGTCGATGCGCTGTTGCGCCTGCTGCTGCAATTGCGTCCCCGTGGATGGCGTAATGGCCGCTGCGCGGGTGCTCGGGAAAAACGGACCGTCGACGCCATGAGCGCCCTTTGGCAGCGTCACAGGCGCAACGGCCTGCGTCGCCGCGTGCGCGCTGCCCATCACGGCGCCGAGCACGACGATGATGGGAACAACGCGCGACAACCTATCGATTGATGACATGATCACTCGCCCTGAATAGATGAGCCGGGAATCCCCGCATCCGTGTCGGGCGGGGACCTGTTCCATTGAGCCTACTGCGCCGTCGCAGCCTGTGCGGTGGAAGTCGGCGTGCCCGCCGGGCTTTCGTCGCGCCACGGCGCGGGCAAGGTCCACAGCGATAGCGCGAGCGGAATCGGCTGCCCGCCGTAGTAGTTCACCAGATCGCTCTTCATCTTCGGACGCGCCACATCGTCCAGATAGATCATGTGCCCGCCCTGGAAGAAATTCACCTGGAGGTTCGGATTCAGGCCACGCACCGTTTGCAGACGCGCCAGTTCCTTCTCGGTCGTAAAGAACGGCGTGGCGAGATCGTGGAAGCCGTTCTCCGCGAGCACCTTCAGCTTCGGATTGAGCGTGATCGCGCCGAGCAGATCGGGCAGCGTATCGGGCAGCGGCTGGCCGTCATGCGAGAAGTCCCATGCCTCGATGATGTCGTCGTTCAGCGGCATGTAGGTCGCGTTCGGCGCCGTGTAGCCGAGATAGTCCGGCATCTGCGTCGCGAGCGCCGTCGTGAACGGCTGCGAGATCAGGATGTCCGACGGGTCGCCATCGGTTTGCAGGCGCGGGTCCGAATTGGGCAGCGACACGCGTCCGTCGTAACGGCCGATCGTATAGCCCGGCACCAGCGCGAAGCCAAACGAGTCGGTGCTGAAGTAGCCCTGCAGCGCCTGCAGCGTGAGACTCGACGGCCACTCCCACGATTGCAGCGTGCGCGTCGGCGGGACCACGGGGTTGCCGAGCGCATCGGGTATGCCAAGCTGGCTCAGCACCCACGTCTGCGCATACTGCTTGAAGTGGTTGTACTGACCCGTCGCGAAGATTTCCGATTGCAGCGCGAACAGGCCTTGATCGATCAACGGCGGCGACACCTGCCGATAATACGCCGCGACTTCCGCATAACCGGGGTAATAACCGGCGAGCGTGTCGGTGTCGAGTTGCAGCCCCTCCGTGGTCAACAGAATTGCCACGGCTTCGATTGCGTCGGCGAAGTAGTTGAGAATCGACGACTGCAGCACGATGCCCGTCAGCGGCACGCCTGCCGTTTCCAGCGCCAGTGCGAGCATGTCGGTGCGCGGCGTGCCGTACGACTCGCCGTAGAGATAGATCGGCGACCCGGCGCGATGGTTGGCCGCCAGATAGCGGATGATGAAATCGCGCATGATGTTGACGTCGGAATCGACGCCCCAGAACTGCTTGTTCGTATGCGGCAGGACCGCTTCCGAAAGACCCGTGCCGGGCGGATCGATGAATACCATATCGGTCGTGTCGATCAGGCTTTCAGCATTGTCGACGACGGGATAGTTCGGCCAGTTGGTGAGCAGCGGATCGGGCGTCGCGACGCGCGTGGGCGCGAACGAACCGAGCCGCAGCCAGATCGACGACGACCCCGGACCGCCGTTATAGAGAAACGTCAGCGGGCGCGGCTTGCCGTTCGTGGCTGGCGCAGTGTAAGCCACGTACGACATCGTGGCTTCCGGATTGCCGTTTGCGTCCGCTGCCGTCAGGTGGCCTGTCGTCGTCGTATAGTTGACCGTCGTCTTGCCCGACTTCCACTGGTAGTGCATCACAGCCGCTTTCTCCGTGACCTGCGATGCGGCAAGGCCGTCGTTCGCATGCGGCGAATAGGGAATCGGATCGGTGTATGGCTTGTTGGCCGCCTGCGGCTGTGCCTGCTGTTGCGCGAGCGCTTGCGGATTCGCCGCCTGGCTCAACGCGCTCGTTGCCGACGAAGCGGGACTGCCGTCGCCTCCCCCGCATGCCGCCAGAACCAGCAACCCGAGAATCATCGCGCCTGAAGCGGCTAGCTGCCCCAGACGCGGGCGGCTCCAGCTAATGCTACGGTCTGGTTTCATTTCTGTCCCTGTGACAGGTAAGTTACCGCTACACGAAGGCCGCCTTCGCCGATGAGGCGCATAGGCAACAGACAGCAGTGCAGAATTCGTCGGCACTCACAGCGGCTGACATTAAACTTTCTTGTTTCTAACAGCCTCGATACAGCCCGCACCAATTTTCTAATAATTCGGATCACTAATTACAAACGTCAATCCACCCCGGTAAGTTGTACTCGGTCCTTTATTTCTTTCCGATCAGGAAAGATTTGGTAATGAAGGTTGGCAGAGGAAAAATAGGAGGTCGAGCGGGACTTTGTCAAGGCACGTTTTTACGCGCGATGCGTGGCGAATAGGAGCGAAACTTGCGTTCGCATCTATTGTTTCGGCTTCGAAAAATCACATCGAAATCATTGTCGTAATGTTTTATCGCGCGACCGACAAACCGAATTGAAGAATTACGCTTTTCTTTTCAACCAGGTATTGATCCGTGCCGAACCGGATTAATAACCGCTTTCGCCGCAACTAATGCGCGGACAACAGATTCGCCACCTGATTCGATTGTGTCTGCGCGGCAATGTCCTTCGCCGTCATGCCGCGATTGTCCTTCAGCGACTCATCAGCGCCGCGTGCGAGCAGCAGCTTGACGGTATCGGCGCGATCGTATCCCGCGGCCCACATCAACGCCGTGAGATCGTTCTTGTAGCGGCGGTTCACGTCAATGCCCGCATCGAGCAACTGCTTCACCACTTGCGTTTGCCCCTGCCCCGCCGCGTATTCCATCGCGGTCTTGCCGACGCGATCCGTCGCCAGCGGATCGGCGCCACGCGCGAGCAGCAACGCGACGATGCCGTCGTAGCCGCCATACGCGGCCGCCATCAGCGGCGTGACGCCGGACGCGTTGGCATGCTTCACGTTCGCGCCATGATCGACCATCACGCGCGCCAGTTCGGCGTCGCCCTTCTTGCACGCAGTGAGCAACGCTGTATCGCCGATGCGGGTTGCCGTATCGACGGCCGCGCCGCGATCGAGCGCGGCGATCGCGCTCGCGCGGTCGCCGTCTTTCGCGGCGGCGAGCAGCGTGCGATTCACCTCGCCCGCTTCTTCGGCGGCTGCGGGAAGCGCGGCGCCCGATGCGGCCCACAGTGCGCCCGCCATCAACAACGCAGTCGCCCCATATCGCACGGCGTGACACATGTTCGTCTCCCGAGGCTACTGCAGGTTCGCGACGTAACTGGCGAGGTTGCGGATATCGTCGTCAGTCAGATTGCGCGCGACGCTGCCCATGTTGCCGGCATCGTTGGTGCGCGTGCGGGAACGGAAGTCCTGCAACTGCTTGACGATGTACTGATAGTGCTGCCCGGCCACACGCGGTATCTCGTTCTGCCCCGCGAAGTTGCCGAGGTGGCACATCGTGCAAAGCTCCGCAGCGGACTTCTTGCGCCCCGCTTCGACCGCCACGCCGTCCGCCTTGAAATCGACGGGAACGGGTTTCTGCGCGGCGAAATAGTCGGCGAGATCCTGCATGTCGTCTTTCGAGAGGTTGGCCGCCATCGGCGACATGCGCGGGTCCTTGCGACGGCCTTCCTTGAAGTCCTTCAACTGAAGGTACATGTAACGTTGGGTCTGTCCGGCGAGCACGGGATACTGCGGATCGGTCGAATTGCCCATCGGGCCGTGACAGGCGACGCAGGTCTGCGCCTTCGTCTGGCCCGCTTGCGCGTCGGCGCGTGCGTCGGCTAGCGGCCACATAGCACCGCCCACACAAAGAAACACCGCGCAGACGCGCGCCACGATACGCGCGGCGCGCTGCGCGGTTGGAGATGACGTCCGGGCTCTCGTCATCACGGCAACGCGAAGACCAGCACCGTGTTGCCGCGTTTGAAGTCCAGTTGCGTGTTGCCGCCCGCCGCGACGGCGACGTACTGCTTGCCGCGCACGCTATACGACACGGCCGGCGCATTGACGCCCGCGCCGCACTGAAATTCCCAGAGCTTCTTGCCCGTCGATGCATCGAACGCGCGGAACAGGCCATTGCCTTCGCCGTTGAACACGAGCCCGCCCCCCGTCACGAGCACGCCGCCGATCAACGGCTGTGCCGTCTTGAAGTCCCACGCCACCTTGCCCGTGTCGACGTTGACAGCCGACAGCTTGCCCCATTGCTCTTCGGACGGAATCACCTTGAACGCGCCGCCCAGCCACAGCTTGCTGCCGCCGGGATAGGGCGCGTCCGTGACCTGATAGGTCATCGGTTGATGCAGGTTGGCCGCGTAGGCGAGGCGCGTCTTCGGATCGAACGCCATGGGCGACCATTCGACACCGCCGTTCGCACCCGGCAGCATCCGCGCGCCCTCGGCGGTGGGCAGCGTCCACATGTTCTCCTGCGGAATCATCGCCTGCGAGAAGCGGATCAGGCGGCCTGTTGCGCGATCGTGCACGTAAATATGGCCCGTCTTGCCGCCGTGGATCACGCCGGGAATCATCGTGCCGTTCGTGTCGCGCACGTCGATCAGGATCGGCGGGCTGACGGCGTCGAGGTCCCACACGTCGTGCGGCACGTACTGGTAATGCCATTTGTACTTGCCCGTGTCGAGATCGATGGCGACGAGAGAATCCGTATAGAGGTTATCGCCCGGCCGGATCGCGCCATACAGGTCCGGCGACGGGTTGCCGACCACGAAAAACACCGTATGCGTCTTGCGGTCGACGGCAGGCGTCATCCACACGCCGCCGCCGAGCGTCTTGTAGAAGTCGCCGCCTTTATCCGCGAGCTGCTTTTTCTCGGCGGCGATATCGCGCTTCTCGTCGCGGCCCGTTGCGTCCTTGGTCGCCCATACGCCTTCCTGGCCGGTGTCGGGGATCGTGTAGAAGGTCCACAGCAGTTGCCCGGAATTCGCGTCGAACGCCTTTACGAAGCCGCGTATGCCGTATTCGCCGCCGTTCGTGCCGATCAGCACCTTGCCGTCCACCACCGTCGGCGCCATCGTTTCCGAATAGCCTTCGTCAGGATCGGCGATCTTGGTTTCCCACAGCACGTTGCCCGTCTTCGCGTTGAGCGCGACCAGTTTCGCGTCGAGCGTGCCCATGAACAGCCGATCGCCGGAGATCGCCACGCCGCGATTGTTGGGCCCGCAACAGAACGTCGTGACCGGCCCCATCTTGTGCTTGTAGTGCCAGAACTCCTTGCCCGTCACGGCATCGACGGCATAGACGTGATTGAACGACGTGGTGATGAACATCACGCCATTCGACACGATCGGCGCCGTTTCCATCGATTCGTTGACAGCCGTCTGGAAGATGAACACCGGCCTGAGCTTCGCCACGTTGGTCCGGTTGATCTGGGTGGCCGGATAGAAGCGCGTCTGCGCATACGATCCGTTCGGATGCAGCCAGTCGGACGTGTTGCCGGCGGCGCTGTCGAGCTGCGACTGACTGACGGGCGCAAACGTCGACGGCATCGGCGACGACGTGGTGGTGGACGTGTTCTGCACTTCGTCGGCGGCTCGCGCGGTGGGCGATGCGAGCGCGGCGAACAGCAAGGGAACGAAAACGGCGAGGTACCGCGGGGATGGAATCATGAGCGTCTCCTCGGCTTTTTATCGTTTGAGCTTGCGAGCGCTGGAGCGCGGCGGCTGTCCGCACGTAGACCACGGGTGGACGGGCACGCTCGCGCAACCCCTCTCAAACAACAAAAGCTTTGAAATTGGAACCGTTTGATTGCTTGGTCGGGACGGGTCGGCTGCGCAGATTCGGCGAGTACGGCATCACTCTCGCCCTCAAGGCCGGCTCAATTAAGCGTAGACGAAGCGATGCCGATTTACCAGGCGCGCGGCAGCGCATTGGCGCCCGGTTGCCGCGCAAATGAAGGTCGGTTCACGTATGAGGATTGACGGCCGCTCGCGCTGCGTTGACGACCAGACCGGCGTAGTGCGGGGTTTATAACGTGCTTGTGGACGCACGCATTGTGCGTTGCATCGAAGCGATGCGAAGCCGGCGGCCGGGTTCGCACCGGCTTCGCACCGGGATCGCTCAGGCTTGCGCGTCGTCGCTCTCGCCGAGCATGCGCATCGCGGCTTTCTCCGCGTTCGCCACGTGCAGGCGCGCGAGCGCCTGGGCTTCGTCGGCGTCGCGTGCCTTGAGCGCCTTGTAGAGTTTGTCGATTTCGCGCAGGCTGCTCGGCAGCCGGTCGGGATGCATCAGCGACGTGGCGCGCAGCAGATTCACCCGCGAATACAGGCTGTTCAGAACCTCCTTAACCAGCGCATTGCCGCAGTTGTCGAGCAGCACCTCATAGAGCGCGGTCTTGGCCTTGAGCACGCCCGCCTGGTCTTGCGCCATCGCCTGGGTGCGCAGTTCCTTCGCGGCCTCGCCGAATTGCGCAATGGCCGCGTCGCTGGCGAGTCTGGCGAACTCGTGCGCCGCGAAGCCTTCCAGCAACCCGCGCAACGCATACAGTTCGCTCGCTTCCTGCTGCGAGATGACGGCGACGATAGGGCCTTTGTGCGGCACGCTGCGCACGAGCTTCTCCGCCTCGAGCTTGCGCAGCGCTTCGCGTACCGAGGTACGGCTCACGCCGAGCGACTCGCACAGTTCGCGCTCGATCAGACGCGCGCCTGGCGCAAAGCGCCCGCTCATGATGGCCTGCCGCAGCACGTTTTCGACCTGATGACGTAGCGTCTCAGGTCGGACCAACCCGATATCAGTCGACATTATTGTCTTCCCGTCCGACAAAGTTACAGTCGCTATGATACTTCACCGCCAGCCGTTTTCCGTCCTCCGTTACGCATAAAACGCGTTCATTGTTGCCTCGCCGCAGCGCTTCAGTTGTAGCCGAGTATCGCCACGGCCCGCACATGCGCGTGGTCGGTGCCGTTCGCGGCGAGCCGCGCGAGCGGCAGCGCCTGCAATGCGCGGAACGTCGAATGGGAATCGCGCCCGCCTGAATCGGGGTTTCGAGGCGGGCGCGCAGCACGCGTGTCGGTCCCGCTCGATGCGTTCAGGCGAGACTTTCCGAGGTCAAGCATCGACGGCCACGCGCTGCTTCGCCAGTGCCGCTTCGAGCAGCGGCGCGCCGAGTTCGGCGCCGTGAATGCCCGTCGTGCTGACGATCTCCAGCAGTTCCATCAGTTCGTCGGCCGTCGCGCCGTAGCGCAGCGCGTTGCGTATGTGCAGCTTGAGGCCGGGCACATACAGATGGGTCGACGACGCGTCGAACGCGCAATACATGAACTCCTTGATCTTCGGACTCAGCACGCCCGTGCGCCACGGCACGGAAGAAAACTCGACATACGCTTCGAACAGATCGGGATCGAGTTCGAGCAGCCCTTCCCACGTTGGATGCCAGTAGCCGCGATTCTTCTCGAATGCATCCTTGAGTGCGCGGCGGCGTTCGTCGAGCGGCGCGGGTCCCGCGCGCAAGCCTTCTTCCTCGAGCACTTCGAGCAATACGGGCACGCCGACATTGCTGGTGTGAATGCCGATCGTACTGATCAGCTCCAGCACTTCCATCAGCTCTTCACGCGTCGCGCCGAACCCGAGCGCGCGTTCGATATGATGCGCGACGCCCGGTCCGTACAGCTGCGTCGCGCATGCGTCGGCGGCGAGCGCGATGAACGCGCGCGTCTTGTCATCGAGATGGTTTCTGCGCTGGGGCACGGCGGAGAACTTCACGTACGCATCGACAAAGCCCGCATCGAGGCGCAGCATGCTGTCCCACGCGGCATTCCAGACGCCGTGCACGCGCACGAAGTCATCCCTGATCTGCTGCGGCTCGCGAGGCGCGCGCGCCGGCTGCTCTCCCTGCTTCATTCGCTTGCTCCTTCCGATGACGACAATGCTTTCCCCGCGCCGCGCGCCGTGTCAGCCCGCCGCGACGAGCCCCTGCGGATAATCCGCTTCGGCCACTTCTTCCTGCCACGTCGCCTTGCCGATCGACGTCGCGATGTGCACCATGTAGCTGCCGTCGCTCGCGCCGTGCCAGTGACGCTCGTTCGGCCCGATGAACACGATGTCGCCCTGGCGGATTTCCTGCGGCGCCTCGCCCTCCTTGCAAATCCAGCCCTTGCCCGCCGTCACCTGCAGCACCTGGCCCTGCTCGTGCGTATGCCAGTAGGTGCGGCCGCGCGGCGCGAAGAACACCGTGTTGATGGTGACGCCATCCGTCGGCGGCATCACGGGGTCG includes:
- a CDS encoding carboxymuconolactone decarboxylase family protein, translated to MKQGEQPARAPREPQQIRDDFVRVHGVWNAAWDSMLRLDAGFVDAYVKFSAVPQRRNHLDDKTRAFIALAADACATQLYGPGVAHHIERALGFGATREELMEVLELISTIGIHTSNVGVPVLLEVLEEEGLRAGPAPLDERRRALKDAFEKNRGYWHPTWEGLLELDPDLFEAYVEFSSVPWRTGVLSPKIKEFMYCAFDASSTHLYVPGLKLHIRNALRYGATADELMELLEIVSTTGIHGAELGAPLLEAALAKQRVAVDA
- a CDS encoding pyrroloquinoline quinone-dependent dehydrogenase, encoding MIPSPRYLAVFVPLLFAALASPTARAADEVQNTSTTTSSPMPSTFAPVSQSQLDSAAGNTSDWLHPNGSYAQTRFYPATQINRTNVAKLRPVFIFQTAVNESMETAPIVSNGVMFITTSFNHVYAVDAVTGKEFWHYKHKMGPVTTFCCGPNNRGVAISGDRLFMGTLDAKLVALNAKTGNVLWETKIADPDEGYSETMAPTVVDGKVLIGTNGGEYGIRGFVKAFDANSGQLLWTFYTIPDTGQEGVWATKDATGRDEKRDIAAEKKQLADKGGDFYKTLGGGVWMTPAVDRKTHTVFFVVGNPSPDLYGAIRPGDNLYTDSLVAIDLDTGKYKWHYQYVPHDVWDLDAVSPPILIDVRDTNGTMIPGVIHGGKTGHIYVHDRATGRLIRFSQAMIPQENMWTLPTAEGARMLPGANGGVEWSPMAFDPKTRLAYAANLHQPMTYQVTDAPYPGGSKLWLGGAFKVIPSEEQWGKLSAVNVDTGKVAWDFKTAQPLIGGVLVTGGGLVFNGEGNGLFRAFDASTGKKLWEFQCGAGVNAPAVSYSVRGKQYVAVAAGGNTQLDFKRGNTVLVFALP
- a CDS encoding cupin domain-containing protein; the encoded protein is MKVFHGRAEGKLSELRGETFSGTVWADPVMPPTDGVTINTVFFAPRGRTYWHTHEQGQVLQVTAGKGWICKEGEAPQEIRQGDIVFIGPNERHWHGASDGSYMVHIATSIGKATWQEEVAEADYPQGLVAAG
- a CDS encoding GntR family transcriptional regulator is translated as MSTDIGLVRPETLRHQVENVLRQAIMSGRFAPGARLIERELCESLGVSRTSVREALRKLEAEKLVRSVPHKGPIVAVISQQEASELYALRGLLEGFAAHEFARLASDAAIAQFGEAAKELRTQAMAQDQAGVLKAKTALYEVLLDNCGNALVKEVLNSLYSRVNLLRATSLMHPDRLPSSLREIDKLYKALKARDADEAQALARLHVANAEKAAMRMLGESDDAQA